A region of the Pseudomonas silesiensis genome:
CCGTGGATCAAGACCACGGGCTGGCCTTGGCCGGTCGCCAGGTAACTGGTGCCAGCCGGGGTACGTTCAGCGGTGAGCCGAATCATGGAGCGCTCCTGCATGCCTTTTTGTTGTAGTTAGGCTGACCGGGATTACTGGGCCTTTTCGGCCGCCAGTTCTTCCAGGTCGATGTAACGGTTGCCGATGCGAGGGTGCAGGCGGCCGCCGTCGGCGCAACCCAGGACCACGACGATTTCGTCGGCGCGCGGTGCATCTTCGATTTTCATTTCCAGGGTGATGTAGTGCGAACGCAGGCCTTCGTCGTCCTTGTGCATCATCGGAATCTGGATCGAAGTGCCCGGGCCGCCGCGCTTGTTGGTGAAGCTCAGGTAGCTCTTGGCTTTCACCGCTTCGCGGTAATGGTTGCCGAAGCGCAGGGTGTGGATGACCGCCGAGGCGTGCTCGATTTCACCCTCGGCGCCGACCACGGCCGCCTTGCCATAGGCTTCGATCTTCTCGGCGCCGCCGATGATGCCGACCAGACGCTCGACCATCATGGCGCCGAGGTCGGAGCAGTTCTCGCGGATCTGTGGTTTCAGGTCTTCGACAAAACCGTTGCCCACCCAAGGGTTCTTCATGACGACGGCCAGGCCGACCATGGTCACGGGTCTGTCAGCGGCCTTGCCGCCTTCGATGAACGTTTCTTCGACGTAGCTGACGATCTTGCGGATTTCGAAACTCATGAGCTGCTCCGTAGGAGGTTTTGGGTGTCTGTGCGTCTGATGGTATACCATAATACCGGAAGCACAAGTCCCTCGGATGAGTTTCTGGTCGGACGGTTTGAAAAAGGGAGATTTTCAGCGACCCCGGAATCGGTTGACGACACCGGATACTGTGGGAGCGGGCTTGCCCGCGATGGCGGCGGCACATTAATAGAGGTGTTGGCTGGCAGACTGCTATCGCGAGCAAGCCCGCTCCCACAAGGATCTTCGGCGAACATGAGATCGAGGGTGTTGCGGTCAGGACTTCGCGTCCTTGGTCCCCAGCACATCACGAATGCTGTCCACCACATTGCTGTCCTTGATCACATCGTTCAGCCAGCCCTCGAGCGGCATGTTGCCCCATTTGATCGCGCGTTCGATCAGGTAGGGGACGGGGCTCTGGGGTTCGGTCTGTTTGAAGAACCGGGCGATGCCCGCCAGCTGGGTGAAGGCCTCGTCGCGGGTCAGCGGTGTGATGCGCAGCGGCGTGGCTGAAAGGTCTTGGGGCTGGGTCATGGCAGGACCTGCAGGTTGTTCAACAGCGTGTTCAGGGGCCGTAGCGGACGCGACCGGGGCCGGGTGCAGTTCAATGCCCCGATCCTTGAGCAGCTTCTCGGCCAGTTGCCCGGCGCGGAACAAGATGTCATTGAGCCCGGCAAAACTGGGTGCTTCGGCGCCGAAGTGGCGATCAGCGGCGCTCTGTAGCTGCTGACAGGCTTTCAGGCTGGCGGCGATTTCGGCGGCTTTGAGACGCAGATAGTCCGAGTCGGTCAATACCACCGAACGCTGGAATATCTCCGCATTGATCTTGCCTTCATCGAGGGCGACCCGCATGGCCTGGGGATTCTGCAACGCCAGGTTTTCCACGTGCCTGGACTCGTCATACCGCAGCAAACCGTATTGCTGCCCCTGGGTGATCGGCAGCGCGCCGACGATGTCCGCCAGCGAGGTTTTCATCCACGCCAGCCGTGCGGCGCGCTCATCGACGCCGTCCTCAAGGGACGGGAACA
Encoded here:
- the tssA gene encoding type VI secretion system protein TssA, which translates into the protein MSEFLNDLSLAELTAPINEGSGEDLSFSTLFDQVKEARRADPDYLTQGDWQTDLKSSDWDLTITLAAQGLARQSKDLMLVAWLSEGLAHRYHFVGITFGLTLAERILEAFWADLFPSLEDGVDERAARLAWMKTSLADIVGALPITQGQQYGLLRYDESRHVENLALQNPQAMRVALDEGKINAEIFQRSVVLTDSDYLRLKAAEIAASLKACQQLQSAADRHFGAEAPSFAGLNDILFRAGQLAEKLLKDRGIELHPAPVASATAPEHAVEQPAGPAMTQPQDLSATPLRITPLTRDEAFTQLAGIARFFKQTEPQSPVPYLIERAIKWGNMPLEGWLNDVIKDSNVVDSIRDVLGTKDAKS
- a CDS encoding amino acid synthesis family protein, translating into MSFEIRKIVSYVEETFIEGGKAADRPVTMVGLAVVMKNPWVGNGFVEDLKPQIRENCSDLGAMMVERLVGIIGGAEKIEAYGKAAVVGAEGEIEHASAVIHTLRFGNHYREAVKAKSYLSFTNKRGGPGTSIQIPMMHKDDEGLRSHYITLEMKIEDAPRADEIVVVLGCADGGRLHPRIGNRYIDLEELAAEKAQ